The sequence AGGCACCGAGCCCCCACAGCCAGGCGACCAGGAGGCACGCGGGAAGCGAGATCCACCACGTCCACCGCACCGCTGCGGGAAGTGCGCGGGCGACGGATGCCTCGGGCCGGCGCCGGACCAACCACACCAGCATCCACACGCCGAGGATGACCAGCCCGATCGTGGTCGACCCGTGCTGCAGCCACTTGTAGCCCGGCAGCGGGCCCCAGTCGTCGCCGAGCGCCGGGAGCGCGGCGACTCCCCACCGTCCGTCGTGCGTGAAGAGGTCCCACACGATGTGGCTGACGACGCCGATCACCAGCGACGCGACGAGCAGGGCCACCGCGCCCCACGCGACCGGCCGCGCCGCGGGCGCGGAAGCGGGCGTTGCGCCCCCGAACGTCTCGCGCAGCGCCGCGACGGCGCCGCGGTCCCACTCCCCCGGAAGCCGCACCGCCAGCCATCGCGGCGCGAGCTCGCGTGCCGCGGGGCGCAGCACGCACCGCCAAACGAGGAGGAGCAGCAGCGCGAGGGCCAC comes from Microbacterium cremeum and encodes:
- a CDS encoding DUF4184 family protein; this encodes MPFTPSHAVVALPFMRTPLVPAAIAVGAMTPDFPLFVRPFPLHYGRSHAFEWLPVTVALALLLLLVWRCVLRPAARELAPRWLAVRLPGEWDRGAVAALRETFGGATPASAPAARPVAWGAVALLVASLVIGVVSHIVWDLFTHDGRWGVAALPALGDDWGPLPGYKWLQHGSTTIGLVILGVWMLVWLVRRRPEASVARALPAAVRWTWWISLPACLLVAWLWGLGAYGALDDGFTVAHLAYRVLPPACAVWGAATLVLCVVVQSTRTRAPGKG